From Schistocerca gregaria isolate iqSchGreg1 chromosome 10, iqSchGreg1.2, whole genome shotgun sequence, one genomic window encodes:
- the LOC126293303 gene encoding MICOS complex subunit MIC13 homolog QIL1 codes for MVWGLIKFGLKAGVAGGAVYYTVEQGVWNDSNRTTELHRRIQENMRPLIQQIPIDMKIPDLPKSGELSHDAQHLWNSGVKATFSFLGDLPSLLTGWSIQGYQVLREQLSSSQQTNQQAHSTDKKE; via the exons ATGGTGTGGGGATTAATAAA GTTCGGCTTAAAAGCTGGTGTTGCTGGCGGTGCTGTTTATTACACGGTAGAACAAGGCGTATGGAATGACAGCAACCGCACGACCGAACTTCATCGTAGAATACAAGAAAATATGAGACCATTAATACAACAGATACCAATAGATATGAAG ATCCCAGATTTGCCCAAAAGTGGAGAGTTGTCTCATGATGCGCAACACCTGTGGAATTCTGGAGTGAAGGCAACATTTAGTTTCCTGGGTGACCTGCCTTCACTGTTGACAGGCTGGAGCATACAAGGATACCAAGTGCTCAGAGAACAGTTGTCCAGCAGCCAGCAGACAAATCAGCAGGCACATAGCACTGACAAGAAAGAGTGA